In one window of Streptomyces roseofulvus DNA:
- a CDS encoding alpha/beta hydrolase, which produces MTTRAGMLIAAGALVAGTVTVLPASAAGTGDPAPRPLPSLSWTGCATKAYPRLQCATLKVPLVHHDPAGRSITLALTRVPHTAETSEGPLLVNPGGPGGSGRSMAGYVAASLPAEVAARYDVIGFDPRGVGESEPALDCRPGHFDPVRPDSVPRGTAAERNALERAQAFAAACGKKHADVLPYIDTVSTARDLDLIRKALGAERLHYLGYSYGTYLGAVYARLYPERVGRMALDSVVNPNGVWYEDNIAQDYAFDTRHKAFMAWVAKHDAAYGLGDDPAAVEAAWYRMREELRDSPAGGKVGPGELEDTFLPGGYYDGYWPKLASAFSAYVNDRDPAPLTAAYERYGEADSAADNGYSVYTAVQCRDAAWPKDWNVWRKDNWEVHAKAPFSTWNNAWYNAPCAFWPVEPLTPPDVSNDQLPPVLILQATDDAATPYEGGLALHRMIRGSSLVVEEGGGNHGVTLAGNDCLDEHLSTYLATGTVPRAEGGAEVDAVCAALPAPKPDPAPSKKKTAGKQATDASVTEKSATGKAAVKRASGWVPRSGTTLHGLLGHVR; this is translated from the coding sequence ATGACCACCCGCGCAGGAATGCTGATCGCCGCTGGGGCGCTGGTCGCCGGGACCGTCACCGTCCTGCCCGCGTCCGCCGCGGGCACCGGTGACCCGGCCCCCCGCCCCCTCCCCTCCCTCTCCTGGACCGGCTGCGCCACGAAGGCGTACCCGCGGCTCCAGTGCGCCACCCTGAAGGTGCCGCTGGTCCACCACGACCCCGCCGGCCGGAGCATCACGCTCGCGCTGACCCGCGTCCCGCACACCGCCGAGACCTCCGAGGGGCCCCTCCTGGTCAACCCCGGCGGACCGGGCGGCAGCGGACGCTCCATGGCCGGCTACGTCGCCGCCTCGCTGCCCGCCGAGGTCGCCGCCCGCTACGACGTCATCGGCTTCGACCCGCGCGGCGTCGGCGAGAGCGAGCCCGCGCTCGACTGCCGGCCCGGCCACTTCGACCCGGTCCGCCCCGACTCGGTGCCGCGCGGCACCGCCGCCGAACGCAACGCCCTGGAGCGCGCCCAGGCGTTCGCCGCCGCCTGCGGCAAGAAGCACGCCGACGTCCTCCCGTACATCGACACCGTCTCCACCGCCCGCGACCTGGACCTCATCCGGAAGGCGCTCGGCGCCGAACGGCTGCACTACCTCGGCTACTCGTACGGCACCTACCTGGGCGCGGTCTACGCCCGGCTGTACCCGGAGCGGGTGGGGCGCATGGCGCTCGACTCCGTCGTCAACCCGAACGGCGTCTGGTACGAGGACAACATCGCGCAGGACTACGCCTTCGACACCCGCCACAAGGCCTTCATGGCCTGGGTGGCGAAGCACGACGCCGCGTACGGCCTGGGCGACGACCCGGCCGCCGTCGAGGCCGCCTGGTACCGGATGCGCGAGGAGCTGCGCGACTCCCCGGCGGGCGGCAAGGTCGGCCCCGGCGAGCTGGAGGACACCTTCCTGCCCGGCGGCTACTACGACGGCTACTGGCCGAAGCTGGCGAGCGCCTTCTCGGCGTACGTGAACGACCGGGACCCGGCCCCGCTCACGGCCGCCTACGAGCGGTACGGGGAGGCCGACTCCGCCGCCGACAACGGCTACTCCGTCTACACCGCCGTCCAGTGCCGGGACGCCGCCTGGCCCAAGGACTGGAACGTCTGGCGGAAGGACAACTGGGAGGTCCACGCCAAGGCGCCCTTCTCCACCTGGAACAACGCCTGGTACAACGCGCCCTGCGCCTTCTGGCCGGTCGAGCCGCTCACCCCGCCGGACGTCAGCAACGACCAGCTGCCGCCGGTGCTCATCCTCCAGGCCACCGACGACGCCGCCACCCCGTACGAGGGCGGGCTCGCCCTGCACCGGATGATCCGCGGCTCCAGCCTGGTCGTCGAGGAGGGCGGCGGGAACCACGGCGTCACGCTGGCCGGCAACGACTGCCTCGACGAGCACCTGAGCACCTACCTCGCCACCGGCACCGTGCCGCGCGCCGAGGGCGGCGCCGAGGTGGACGCCGTGTGCGCCGCCCTCCCCGCGCCGAAGCCCGACCCGGCCCCCTCGAAGAAGAAGACGGCCGGGAAGCAGGCCACGGACGCGTCCGTCACGGAGAAGTCCGCCACCGGGAAGGCCGCCGTCAAGAGGGCGTCGGGCTGGGTCCCGCGGTCCGGGACGACCCTGCACGGCCTCCTGGGGCACGTGCGCTGA
- a CDS encoding radical SAM protein, which translates to MSRGRSIPSSPCRYACVYCFARKTHSYLDLDTGLGFDSQIVVKVNAAELLTRQLASRRWQGAHIAMGTNVDCYQRAEGRYRLMPGILTALRDRANPFSILTKGTLILRDLELLTQAAEVTEVGVSVSVGFTDEELWRTIEPGTPSPHRRLDVVRALGEHGIGCGVLMAPVVPFLGDSPEQLRATVRAIAEAGAVSVTPLVLHLRPGAREWFMSWLARHHPRLVGRYERMYADGAYAPTWYQRRITRQVHELAAEFGIGPARRETPRRLPRPAPAPPTGDPEQLTLL; encoded by the coding sequence TTGAGTAGGGGGAGGAGCATACCGAGCTCTCCGTGTCGGTACGCGTGCGTCTACTGTTTCGCGCGCAAGACCCACAGCTACCTCGACCTGGACACCGGCCTCGGCTTCGACTCCCAGATCGTGGTCAAGGTCAACGCCGCCGAGCTGCTCACCCGGCAGCTCGCCTCCCGCCGCTGGCAGGGCGCCCACATCGCCATGGGCACCAACGTCGACTGCTACCAGCGGGCCGAGGGCCGGTACCGGCTCATGCCCGGCATCCTCACCGCGCTGCGCGACCGGGCCAACCCCTTCTCCATCCTCACCAAGGGCACCCTGATCCTGCGCGACCTGGAGCTGCTCACCCAGGCCGCCGAGGTCACCGAGGTCGGCGTCTCCGTCTCGGTCGGCTTCACCGACGAGGAGCTGTGGCGCACCATCGAGCCCGGCACGCCCTCCCCGCACCGCCGCCTCGACGTGGTCCGCGCCCTCGGCGAGCACGGCATCGGCTGCGGCGTCCTCATGGCCCCCGTCGTCCCCTTCCTCGGCGACTCCCCCGAGCAGCTGCGCGCCACCGTCCGCGCCATCGCCGAGGCCGGCGCCGTCTCCGTCACCCCGCTCGTCCTCCATCTGCGCCCCGGCGCCCGCGAGTGGTTCATGAGCTGGCTCGCCCGCCACCACCCCCGGCTGGTCGGCCGGTACGAGCGGATGTACGCCGACGGGGCCTACGCGCCCACCTGGTACCAGCGCCGGATCACCCGCCAGGTCCACGAACTGGCCGCCGAGTTCGGCATCGGCCCGGCCCGCCGGGAGACCCCCCGGCGCCTCCCGCGCCCGGCCCCCGCCCCGCCGACCGGCGACCCGGAACAGCTCACCCTGCTCTGA
- a CDS encoding recombinase family protein, protein MTRFQRGATYARLSKADDEDGVIRQAEDTDALALARGIPVQGRRYVDNDISATKGKHRPDYERLLTSVRAGEVDVVIVYMLGRLWRNRRERAEGIELFREHGVSILTVKGPELDLTTAAGRLLAGLLGEVDTFEVDQLSEREKREALQRITRGDPPSGHRCFGYSLSGWEVVTAEAAEVRAAFDALLAGASLSGIARDLNERGVLNRNGRPWRHNAVRVMLLNERYAGLRGYEGAMYQGRWPALVSEDTWRAARHILTDEDRTTSPGNARVHLLSSVALCGICDDGKTTVTSGSRLMTKGKSGTVSVYQCKERGKHLARTSAPIDLLVEEYVIARLSRPDAALLFVDEEAPDAGELRSQAVALRGRLKALAAEFADDDEGDVMEFRLAVRRLRERLADVESRMTHPQRARVLGPLVGAQDVRAAWRGLSLDRRRAVVELLAEVTILKGKPGRAPWDPETVRIVPRV, encoded by the coding sequence ATGACGAGGTTTCAGCGGGGCGCCACGTACGCCCGCCTGTCGAAGGCAGACGACGAAGACGGGGTCATCCGCCAGGCTGAAGACACGGATGCCCTCGCGCTCGCCCGGGGCATCCCCGTCCAGGGGAGGCGGTACGTCGACAACGACATCTCCGCGACGAAGGGCAAGCACCGCCCCGATTACGAACGGCTCCTGACCTCCGTGCGCGCCGGCGAGGTCGACGTGGTCATCGTGTACATGCTCGGGCGGTTGTGGCGGAACCGCCGGGAGCGTGCCGAGGGCATCGAACTGTTCCGCGAACACGGGGTGTCGATCCTCACCGTCAAGGGCCCGGAGCTGGACCTCACCACGGCGGCCGGCCGACTCCTCGCGGGGCTCCTAGGGGAGGTCGACACGTTCGAAGTTGACCAGCTCAGCGAGCGCGAGAAACGGGAGGCCCTTCAGCGCATCACCCGGGGTGACCCGCCGAGCGGACACCGTTGTTTCGGGTACAGCCTCTCGGGCTGGGAGGTCGTTACTGCTGAAGCGGCCGAGGTGCGCGCCGCGTTCGACGCGTTGTTGGCCGGGGCCAGCCTCTCCGGGATCGCCCGGGACCTGAACGAACGGGGCGTCCTGAACCGCAACGGGAGGCCGTGGCGGCACAACGCGGTCCGGGTCATGCTCCTGAACGAGCGCTACGCCGGGCTGCGGGGGTACGAAGGTGCGATGTATCAAGGCCGGTGGCCGGCCCTGGTGTCGGAAGACACCTGGCGCGCCGCCCGGCACATCCTCACGGACGAAGACCGGACCACCTCTCCCGGGAACGCCCGGGTGCACCTCCTCTCCTCGGTCGCCCTGTGCGGTATCTGCGACGACGGGAAGACCACGGTCACCTCGGGGTCACGCCTCATGACCAAGGGGAAGTCCGGCACGGTGTCGGTTTACCAGTGCAAGGAGCGGGGCAAGCACCTCGCCCGGACCTCCGCGCCCATCGACCTCCTGGTGGAGGAGTACGTCATAGCCCGGTTGAGCCGGCCGGACGCGGCCCTCCTCTTCGTGGATGAGGAGGCGCCCGACGCGGGGGAGCTGCGGAGTCAGGCCGTGGCGCTGCGGGGGCGCCTGAAGGCCCTGGCCGCCGAGTTCGCGGACGACGATGAGGGCGACGTGATGGAGTTCCGCCTGGCCGTAAGGCGTCTGCGCGAGCGCCTGGCGGACGTTGAAAGCCGCATGACCCACCCGCAGCGTGCCCGCGTCCTGGGCCCTCTCGTAGGCGCCCAGGACGTCCGGGCGGCCTGGAGGGGGCTCTCTCTCGACAGGCGTCGGGCGGTGGTGGAGTTGCTGGCGGAGGTCACCATCCTGAAGGGCAAGCCGGGGCGCGCCCCGTGGGATCCCGAGACGGTACGGATCGTGCCCCGCGTCTGA
- a CDS encoding helix-turn-helix domain-containing protein, whose translation MDDRLLTLAQAADRLHVGRTTAYRLIRDGALTAVKVAGTTRVRESDLSAYIAGRPALRRHLPAFRKD comes from the coding sequence ATGGATGACCGACTCCTGACCCTCGCGCAGGCGGCGGACCGGCTGCATGTCGGGCGGACCACGGCCTACCGGCTCATCAGGGACGGCGCGCTCACGGCGGTGAAGGTGGCCGGGACGACCCGGGTCCGGGAGTCCGACCTCTCCGCCTACATCGCCGGGCGTCCTGCGCTCCGCCGGCACCTCCCCGCCTTCCGGAAGGACTGA